From the genome of Deinococcus sp. AJ005, one region includes:
- the gluQRS gene encoding tRNA glutamyl-Q(34) synthetase GluQRS yields the protein MNVVDQPMVGRFAPSPTGAMHLGNARTALLAWLHTRAHGGRHILRFEDLDSGRMRNWAYDTTRRDLEWLGLDWDAEYRQSGRLGLYAEALNRLDTYPCTCSRKEIAAAIQASAGAPHGEEDIYPGICRSGSDPDRPAAQRWHVPDRTVCVSDDLTSETLCQHLGSEVGDFVLQRNDGVFAYHFAVVVDDADMGVTDILRGTDLWTATPRQVALQGDLGFPTPRYFHVPLMTDFRGERLAKRDGAPPLMALREAGESPGKVLSELVRSLGWLPFNAVPDEISAMDLIPLCYETGLFHPMKSLSQT from the coding sequence ATGAACGTGGTGGATCAGCCGATGGTGGGCCGCTTCGCTCCCAGTCCCACCGGGGCCATGCACCTGGGCAACGCCCGCACGGCGCTGCTGGCGTGGCTGCATACCCGCGCCCACGGAGGCCGCCACATCTTGCGTTTTGAAGATCTGGATTCAGGCCGAATGCGGAACTGGGCCTACGACACCACCCGCCGCGATCTGGAGTGGCTGGGCCTGGACTGGGACGCCGAATACCGGCAATCGGGGCGGCTGGGACTGTACGCCGAGGCTCTAAATCGTCTGGACACTTACCCCTGCACCTGTAGCCGCAAGGAAATCGCCGCTGCCATCCAGGCCAGCGCCGGAGCGCCGCACGGGGAGGAGGACATCTATCCGGGCATTTGCCGCTCTGGAAGTGATCCTGACCGTCCCGCAGCCCAGCGTTGGCATGTGCCGGACCGGACAGTCTGTGTTTCTGACGATCTGACGAGCGAAACCCTGTGTCAGCATCTCGGTTCAGAGGTGGGCGACTTCGTATTGCAGCGCAATGATGGTGTATTTGCCTATCACTTCGCCGTGGTGGTGGACGACGCAGACATGGGTGTAACCGACATTCTGCGCGGCACGGATCTGTGGACGGCCACGCCGCGTCAGGTGGCCTTGCAGGGGGATTTAGGATTTCCCACGCCGCGTTATTTCCACGTCCCGCTGATGACTGACTTCCGGGGAGAGCGTCTGGCTAAACGGGACGGTGCGCCCCCCCTGATGGCCCTGCGCGAAGCGGGTGAATCGCCGGGAAAAGTCCTCTCTGAGCTGGTGCGGAGCCTGGGCTGGCTACCCTTTAACGCTGTTCCAGACGAGATTTCGGCTATGGACCTGATCCCCCTGTGTTACGAGACTGGTCTTTTTCACCCAATGAAATCGTTGTCACAAACTTAG
- a CDS encoding TSUP family transporter → MPGPEVLLYGLPLAFLAGFIDAVAGGGGTITLPTLFFMGLSPAQVVATNKLLAIFGSASSTFQYWRRGHVEIALIVRLLPFAVVGSALGAYLVHFVNPDAFRTLIGVVILGVGALVLVNKRFGLEDHYPGLTARTLAITLPGAFIIGIYDGFLGPGTGTFLMFLFALAGFNLVGASGNARAINFATNLGAFIFFFIGGKMVFWIGLPMGVANALGATLGARMAMLRGSTFVKWIYGGIVLVVAARLFLGN, encoded by the coding sequence GTGCCCGGTCCTGAAGTCCTCCTCTACGGCCTCCCACTGGCCTTTCTGGCCGGATTTATAGACGCGGTGGCAGGGGGCGGCGGCACCATCACGCTGCCCACACTGTTTTTCATGGGGCTTTCGCCCGCGCAGGTGGTGGCCACCAACAAACTACTCGCCATCTTTGGTTCGGCCAGTTCAACCTTCCAGTACTGGCGCAGGGGGCATGTGGAGATCGCGTTGATCGTGCGTCTGCTGCCGTTTGCTGTGGTGGGCAGCGCGCTGGGCGCGTATCTGGTGCATTTCGTCAACCCGGACGCCTTCCGCACCCTGATCGGCGTGGTCATTTTAGGTGTGGGCGCACTGGTGCTGGTCAACAAGCGCTTTGGCCTGGAGGACCATTACCCCGGCCTGACCGCCCGCACGCTGGCCATCACACTGCCCGGCGCATTCATCATCGGCATCTACGACGGCTTCCTCGGCCCCGGCACTGGCACGTTTCTAATGTTCCTGTTCGCGCTGGCGGGCTTCAATCTGGTGGGCGCAAGTGGCAATGCGCGGGCCATCAATTTCGCCACCAACCTGGGAGCGTTCATCTTCTTTTTCATCGGCGGAAAGATGGTGTTCTGGATCGGTCTGCCGATGGGCGTCGCCAATGCACTGGGCGCAACGCTGGGCGCACGCATGGCGATGTTGCGCGGTAGCACCTTCGTGAAGTGGATTTACGGCGGCATCGTGCTGGTGGTGGCGGCGCGGCTGTTTCTGGGGAATTGA
- the dtd gene encoding D-aminoacyl-tRNA deacylase gives MRVVIQRVNHATCTVEGEVTGKTGPGLMVLLGVAPSDTTQTARALAAKIAKLRIFGDDAGKMNRSVVDTGGGILSISQFTLYADTRAGNRPSFTGAAPPEHARELYGAFNAALRALGLTVGEGRFGEHMVIDLSNDGPVTITLELE, from the coding sequence GTGAGAGTCGTCATTCAGCGCGTGAACCACGCCACCTGCACCGTGGAGGGTGAGGTCACTGGAAAGACCGGACCGGGATTGATGGTCCTGCTGGGCGTCGCGCCGAGCGACACAACACAGACTGCGCGGGCGCTGGCGGCCAAGATAGCCAAATTGCGAATCTTCGGCGACGACGCGGGCAAGATGAACCGCAGCGTAGTGGACACAGGCGGCGGCATCCTGAGCATCAGCCAGTTCACGCTGTACGCCGACACCCGCGCAGGCAACCGCCCCAGCTTTACCGGCGCGGCCCCGCCTGAACACGCCCGCGAGCTGTACGGTGCATTCAATGCCGCCCTACGCGCCCTGGGCCTGACGGTAGGCGAGGGCCGTTTCGGCGAACACATGGTCATCGACCTGAGCAATGACGGCCCGGTGACGATCACGCTGGAGTTGGAGTAA
- a CDS encoding DUF1844 domain-containing protein gives MPHPEFVGLVNSLQATAEAALGDLNAATASAARDGLLQEGRARQTAERSLKLLTMLAEKTRGNLDFAEADLLTEAVSSLRERLNTSSHNASPQDN, from the coding sequence ATGCCCCATCCTGAATTCGTCGGACTCGTCAATTCTCTCCAGGCCACCGCCGAGGCCGCGCTGGGCGATCTGAACGCCGCCACAGCCAGCGCCGCCCGCGACGGGTTGTTGCAGGAGGGCCGCGCCCGCCAGACCGCCGAACGCAGTTTAAAGCTGCTGACCATGCTGGCCGAGAAGACGCGTGGCAACCTCGATTTTGCTGAGGCCGACCTGCTGACTGAAGCCGTGTCCAGCCTGCGTGAACGGCTCAATACCAGTTCACACAATGCCAGTCCGCAGGACAACTAG
- a CDS encoding uracil-DNA glycosylase, translating to MTSRRAALGALELRSTGCVACRLRPGCTGVVVAEGDPSARLVIVGEGPGREEDRLRRPFVGQGGELLDRILASAGIARDEAYLTNTVRCRPPGNRTPRPDEIETCTALWLDAQLSFLRPRILLSLGNTATQHLLKTTRGVASLRGQWFGFTHSDGEGGTYEALLMPMFHPAYLLRNAARTPGSPKALTWRDIREVAAVLRGDKEPGELAQITPPEMDGQPGLF from the coding sequence ATGACTTCACGCCGGGCCGCGCTTGGGGCGCTTGAGCTGCGGAGTACCGGCTGCGTCGCCTGCCGCCTGCGCCCCGGCTGCACAGGGGTTGTGGTGGCCGAGGGCGATCCCTCTGCCCGGCTGGTGATCGTCGGCGAGGGACCGGGGCGCGAGGAGGACCGCCTTCGCCGCCCCTTCGTGGGCCAGGGTGGAGAACTGCTGGACCGCATCCTGGCCTCGGCGGGGATCGCACGGGATGAGGCGTACCTGACCAACACCGTCCGCTGCCGCCCGCCCGGCAACCGCACCCCCAGGCCCGATGAGATCGAGACCTGCACAGCGCTATGGCTGGACGCCCAACTGTCATTTCTGCGCCCACGCATCCTCCTGAGCCTGGGCAACACCGCAACCCAGCACCTGCTGAAGACCACGCGTGGCGTCGCCAGCCTGCGTGGCCAGTGGTTCGGATTCACGCACAGCGACGGAGAGGGCGGGACGTATGAGGCGCTGCTGATGCCGATGTTTCACCCCGCCTACCTGCTGCGAAATGCCGCCCGCACTCCCGGCAGTCCAAAGGCGCTGACCTGGCGTGACATCCGCGAGGTGGCCGCCGTGCTGCGCGGCGATAAGGAGCCGGGGGAACTGGCACAGATCACGCCGCCGGAGATGGACGGTCAGCCGGGGCTGTTCTGA
- a CDS encoding C40 family peptidase, with product MTYSRFLLPLAFAALISPAALASTYTVKSGDTLSAISRATGVDAGTLMRLNGLNSSTIQIGQKLNIGGATVSAPVRAAAPAATNSGGAFVRTAAARFLGVRYALGGSGRNGLDCSSFTQSVFRSMGISIPRTAASQWNSGRAVSRRDLRSGDLVFFNTMGRTASHVGLYVGDGMMANANSYRGRTVIEPLFANAYWASRYNGARRIMN from the coding sequence ATGACTTACTCCCGCTTTCTTCTGCCCCTCGCTTTCGCCGCCCTGATCAGCCCCGCTGCACTGGCTTCCACGTATACCGTCAAGAGCGGTGACACCCTGTCTGCGATCTCGCGGGCCACGGGTGTGGACGCCGGAACACTGATGCGCCTGAACGGCCTGAACAGCAGCACCATCCAGATCGGGCAGAAGCTGAATATCGGCGGGGCCACCGTTTCCGCGCCTGTCCGCGCTGCTGCGCCCGCCGCTACCAACTCTGGCGGCGCGTTCGTGCGGACTGCCGCTGCCCGCTTCCTGGGGGTGCGCTACGCGCTGGGCGGCAGCGGCAGAAACGGCCTGGACTGCTCCAGCTTTACCCAGAGTGTGTTCCGCAGCATGGGCATCAGCATTCCGCGCACCGCTGCCTCGCAGTGGAACTCGGGCCGCGCGGTCAGCCGCCGTGACCTGCGCTCGGGCGATCTGGTGTTCTTCAACACCATGGGCCGCACTGCCAGCCATGTGGGGCTGTACGTGGGTGACGGCATGATGGCCAACGCCAACAGCTACCGGGGCCGGACCGTCATCGAGCCGCTGTTCGCCAACGCGTACTGGGCCAGCCGCTACAACGGCGCACGCCGCATCATGAACTGA
- the galE gene encoding UDP-glucose 4-epimerase GalE: protein MKLLVVGGAGYIGSHTVRQLRAAGHSVVVLDNLSSGHAEALPGDVELVRADLLDFPSVKAALEAHKPDAVIHFAALIEVGESMRAPARYYRNNVVGSLNLLQAIVDTRKVPLVFSSTAAVYGTTDAVPIPEDAAMQPESVYGETKLMTERMIHAFHTAHGLPYTILRYFNVCGASPAGDIGEAHPSQSHLIELACMTALGQREKMMIFGEDYDTTDGTCIRDYVHVQDLADAHVLAVEALHAGKADAATYNVGLGHGFSVKQVLDAVDAVVGTPLDREIAPRRAGDPPRLVADATKIVQELGFAPQFTDLQEIVQTAWNWHKGHPHGFEK from the coding sequence ATGAAACTTCTGGTGGTTGGCGGCGCGGGGTATATCGGTTCACACACGGTCCGGCAATTGCGGGCGGCAGGTCATTCGGTGGTGGTGCTGGACAACCTTTCCAGCGGTCACGCCGAAGCCTTGCCCGGTGATGTGGAGCTGGTTAGAGCTGATCTGCTGGATTTCCCCAGCGTCAAGGCCGCCCTGGAAGCCCATAAACCCGACGCCGTGATTCACTTCGCCGCATTGATCGAGGTGGGCGAGAGCATGCGCGCTCCGGCCCGCTACTACCGCAACAACGTGGTGGGCAGCCTCAACCTGCTGCAAGCCATCGTGGACACCCGCAAGGTGCCGCTGGTCTTTTCCAGCACCGCCGCCGTCTATGGCACCACCGACGCCGTGCCGATCCCCGAAGACGCCGCTATGCAGCCTGAAAGCGTCTACGGCGAGACCAAGCTGATGACCGAGCGCATGATCCACGCCTTTCATACGGCGCACGGCCTGCCCTATACGATCCTGCGGTACTTCAACGTCTGCGGCGCGTCTCCCGCCGGGGACATCGGCGAGGCACATCCCAGCCAGTCGCACCTGATTGAACTGGCCTGCATGACGGCCCTGGGCCAGCGCGAGAAAATGATGATCTTCGGTGAGGATTACGACACCACCGATGGAACATGCATCCGCGATTACGTGCATGTGCAGGATCTGGCCGACGCGCATGTGCTGGCGGTGGAAGCCCTACACGCCGGAAAGGCCGATGCCGCCACCTACAACGTGGGATTAGGCCACGGCTTTTCCGTCAAACAGGTGCTGGACGCGGTGGATGCGGTGGTGGGCACGCCGCTGGACCGTGAGATCGCTCCCCGCCGTGCAGGCGATCCGCCCCGGCTGGTGGCCGACGCCACGAAGATCGTGCAGGAGCTGGGTTTCGCGCCGCAGTTCACCGACTTGCAGGAGATCGTGCAGACGGCCTGGAACTGGCACAAGGGGCATCCGCACGGCTTCGAGAAGTAG
- a CDS encoding Uma2 family endonuclease — protein sequence MTDAAPQAMTEADYLRTERESPYKREYVGGFVYPLHAQAGASGEHVRLSGRIMATLLPAADAQGCRIYQSDMQLSVSGASSYFYPDVMLVCGADQPGRYHESSPCFLAEVLSTSTAHNDRRHKYAVYTAIPTLQTYLLVSQDERYVVEYQREGEGWTMREHRDAGQVDVPCLGQVLTLDQMYRGVL from the coding sequence ATGACAGACGCCGCTCCTCAAGCCATGACGGAAGCGGACTATCTGCGAACCGAGCGCGAGAGTCCCTACAAGCGCGAATACGTGGGCGGTTTCGTGTACCCGCTGCACGCTCAGGCAGGGGCCAGCGGGGAGCATGTGCGGCTCAGCGGGCGCATCATGGCAACCCTGTTGCCCGCTGCTGACGCCCAGGGCTGCCGCATTTACCAGTCCGATATGCAGCTCTCCGTCTCTGGTGCGTCCAGCTACTTTTACCCTGATGTCATGCTGGTCTGCGGCGCTGATCAACCGGGGCGCTATCACGAGTCGTCTCCGTGTTTTCTGGCCGAAGTCCTTTCAACAAGCACCGCGCACAATGACCGCCGCCACAAATACGCCGTTTATACCGCTATCCCCACCCTGCAAACCTACCTGCTCGTGTCGCAGGACGAGCGTTATGTCGTGGAATATCAGCGCGAGGGCGAGGGCTGGACCATGCGCGAACACCGGGACGCCGGACAGGTGGACGTTCCCTGTCTGGGACAGGTGCTGACTCTGGACCAGATGTACCGGGGCGTGCTTTAA
- a CDS encoding M20/M25/M40 family metallo-hydrolase produces the protein MTSTDLSAHIERGLSDLRDLVAMQSVSAQGRMLPETADAVTALLEAEGFTVARHPGQVAPVLVAEAGDGPFTLLIYNHYDVQPEDPLNLWDTPPFELTERDGRLYGRGASDDKGEFVSRLAGLRALRERHGGQIPLKVKWLLEGEEEVGSPSLEAFVKDHAAELKADGVWWEFGSVTPEGRPILYAGLKGIVCLELRCRVAASELHSSTGAVVDNPLWRLAKAVASLRDETGRVTIPGFHDDVRETSEADRAAIASIPGQGESLYDAYEVTRRLGASEDFNTRTNLMPVLNVNGFHGGYGDGGSKTVLPAEGFVKIDFRLVPDQHPDKIVELLRAHLDAQNLGDVEIVELESHQHPARSDLNDPFVQTAVAVAREVYGQDAILHPSSGGSGPMYPFMQHVGAPVVALGIGNVAGRVHAPNENVLRRDFETGVRYALELMEALGSKTRD, from the coding sequence ATGACCTCAACTGATCTGAGCGCCCACATCGAACGCGGCCTGTCTGACCTGCGTGATCTGGTGGCCATGCAGAGCGTCTCCGCGCAGGGCCGTATGTTGCCCGAGACGGCGGACGCCGTGACCGCGCTGCTGGAGGCCGAGGGCTTCACGGTGGCCCGTCATCCCGGTCAGGTGGCCCCGGTGCTGGTGGCCGAGGCTGGGGACGGCCCGTTTACCCTGCTGATCTACAACCACTATGACGTGCAGCCGGAAGACCCCTTGAACCTGTGGGATACCCCGCCCTTCGAGCTGACTGAGCGCGACGGACGCCTCTACGGGCGGGGCGCATCCGACGACAAGGGTGAATTCGTCTCCCGACTGGCCGGACTGCGGGCGCTACGTGAGCGGCACGGTGGCCAGATCCCCCTCAAGGTCAAGTGGCTGCTGGAGGGCGAGGAGGAAGTGGGCAGCCCCAGCCTGGAAGCCTTCGTCAAGGACCACGCCGCCGAACTCAAGGCCGATGGTGTGTGGTGGGAATTCGGCAGCGTGACCCCCGAGGGGCGGCCCATCCTGTACGCGGGCCTCAAGGGGATCGTGTGTCTGGAATTGCGCTGCCGGGTGGCGGCCAGTGAGCTGCACAGCAGCACCGGGGCGGTGGTGGACAACCCGCTGTGGCGGCTGGCGAAGGCCGTGGCCAGCCTGCGCGACGAGACTGGACGTGTGACCATTCCCGGCTTCCACGACGACGTGCGCGAAACTTCTGAGGCGGATCGGGCCGCCATCGCCAGCATTCCCGGCCAGGGTGAGTCGCTATACGACGCCTACGAGGTCACGCGCCGCCTGGGAGCGTCAGAAGACTTCAACACCCGCACCAACCTGATGCCCGTGCTGAACGTCAACGGCTTTCACGGCGGCTACGGCGACGGCGGCAGTAAGACCGTGCTGCCCGCCGAGGGTTTCGTCAAGATCGATTTCCGTCTGGTGCCGGACCAGCACCCCGACAAGATCGTGGAACTGCTGCGCGCCCATCTGGACGCCCAGAACTTAGGTGACGTGGAAATCGTCGAGCTGGAAAGCCACCAGCACCCGGCCCGCAGTGACTTGAATGACCCCTTCGTGCAGACCGCCGTAGCGGTGGCAAGGGAAGTGTACGGCCAGGACGCCATCCTCCATCCCAGCAGCGGCGGCAGTGGCCCCATGTACCCCTTCATGCAGCATGTCGGTGCGCCCGTGGTGGCGCTAGGCATCGGCAACGTGGCGGGTCGCGTCCACGCCCCCAATGAGAATGTGCTGCGCCGCGACTTCGAGACGGGGGTGCGGTACGCGCTGGAATTGATGGAGGCGCTGGGAAGCAAGACCAGGGACTGA
- the dxr gene encoding 1-deoxy-D-xylulose-5-phosphate reductoisomerase — translation MELTVLGSTGSIGTQALDVARERGYTVSALAAGRNLELLAAQVKEFRPTLVSVDPAVYGEAKKLLPDVHLTADVSEVAAMNTDVVVNAMSGLIGLAPTRAALQAGQAVALATKEAMVTAAGLIWEAAAAGGGRVVPVDSEHTGVFQCLTGEDMADVAEVILTASGGPFRDGPADLGGVTPAQALKHPSWSMGPKVTIDSATLMNKGLEVMECASLYGLPLSQVGVVVHPQSLIHAAVRFRDGSLKAQFGPTDMRLPIAYAIDAAPTGMQRPGDVRGARRGPEVAGHLGWPMRGTWEFREPDFERFPCLGLAYRAGEVGGLQPVALNAADEVAVEAFLAGQLNFTGIPRLLERVLDETPAGTLGWDSLAETDAWARVRAWELVGVRA, via the coding sequence ATGGAACTGACGGTTTTGGGCAGCACGGGGAGCATCGGCACGCAGGCGCTGGATGTGGCGCGCGAGCGTGGATACACCGTGTCGGCGCTGGCGGCGGGGCGCAATCTGGAACTGCTGGCTGCACAGGTGAAAGAGTTTCGTCCAACACTGGTCAGCGTTGATCCAGCCGTCTACGGCGAGGCAAAAAAACTGCTGCCCGATGTACATCTGACTGCCGATGTCAGCGAGGTGGCCGCCATGAACACCGATGTGGTGGTCAACGCCATGAGCGGCCTGATCGGGCTTGCCCCCACCCGCGCCGCCCTGCAAGCGGGGCAGGCGGTGGCGCTGGCCACCAAAGAGGCGATGGTCACGGCGGCGGGCCTGATCTGGGAGGCGGCGGCGGCGGGCGGCGGGCGCGTGGTTCCCGTGGATTCCGAACACACGGGCGTCTTTCAGTGCCTGACCGGAGAGGACATGGCAGACGTGGCCGAGGTGATCCTGACCGCCTCCGGCGGCCCCTTCCGCGACGGCCCCGCCGATCTGGGCGGCGTGACGCCCGCGCAGGCCCTGAAGCATCCGTCGTGGAGCATGGGGCCGAAGGTGACCATCGACAGCGCCACTTTAATGAACAAGGGGCTAGAGGTCATGGAGTGCGCCAGTCTATATGGATTGCCGCTGTCACAGGTGGGCGTGGTAGTTCACCCGCAGAGCTTGATCCACGCGGCGGTGCGCTTCCGCGACGGCAGCCTGAAAGCGCAGTTCGGCCCCACCGACATGCGGCTGCCGATTGCCTATGCCATAGACGCCGCCCCCACCGGAATGCAGCGCCCCGGTGACGTGCGCGGCGCGCGGCGTGGGCCGGAAGTGGCTGGACACCTGGGGTGGCCGATGCGCGGCACCTGGGAATTCCGCGAGCCGGATTTTGAGCGCTTCCCCTGCCTGGGTCTGGCCTACCGCGCGGGCGAGGTGGGCGGGTTGCAGCCTGTCGCCCTGAACGCGGCAGACGAGGTGGCGGTAGAGGCATTCCTGGCCGGACAACTGAACTTTACGGGCATTCCCAGATTGCTGGAGCGTGTGCTGGATGAAACTCCTGCTGGAACACTGGGCTGGGATTCGCTGGCGGAAACCGATGCCTGGGCGCGTGTGCGGGCCTGGGAACTGGTGGGGGTGAGGGCGTGA
- a CDS encoding RIP metalloprotease — protein sequence MSFIQSISAALTPLGLIWTLLIISIATFLHELAHYALARWQGVRVNSFSIGMGPIIFKRLWRGTEWRLSLLPIGGYVEIDGMAPEEVRGNEGEVSYRQASKGFAALPAWGKIAVLFAGPLMNLLLAIGLMTLTFSSQGIPAPDRARIESVQPNSRAQTLGFQTGDVISAIDGQDIPDTVQVDGKTVTGWENLRNVLGTPGPHTFTVERAGQARDVTFDWTPTVAGKRQLLGIGYGPDIVPAGVGTAFQTSLTTTVEAVPQVLKAFGNLFGRFLTLNFSQDENVTGPIGTTEIVSRAATVGPWALVQIATLLNLSLAFFNLIPIPGLDGGRILLVLVGVVRRRPLSFSQEQAINVAGFAFVILLMTFVVVRDVSRFF from the coding sequence GTGAGCTTCATTCAAAGCATCTCTGCCGCGCTGACCCCGCTGGGCCTCATCTGGACGCTCTTGATCATCAGCATTGCCACCTTCCTGCACGAGCTGGCGCACTATGCGCTGGCCCGCTGGCAGGGCGTGCGGGTCAATTCGTTTTCCATCGGCATGGGACCCATCATCTTCAAGCGGCTGTGGCGCGGCACCGAATGGCGGCTCTCGCTTCTGCCCATCGGCGGCTACGTGGAAATCGACGGCATGGCCCCCGAGGAGGTCCGGGGCAACGAGGGCGAGGTCAGTTACCGCCAGGCCAGCAAGGGCTTCGCGGCGCTGCCCGCGTGGGGCAAGATCGCCGTGCTGTTCGCCGGGCCGCTGATGAACCTGCTGCTCGCCATCGGCCTGATGACGCTGACCTTTTCCTCGCAGGGCATCCCGGCTCCCGACCGGGCGCGCATCGAATCCGTGCAGCCGAATTCCCGCGCGCAGACGCTGGGCTTCCAGACCGGGGACGTGATCAGCGCCATCGACGGGCAGGACATCCCCGACACCGTGCAGGTGGACGGAAAGACCGTGACCGGCTGGGAAAACCTGCGCAATGTGCTGGGCACGCCGGGGCCGCATACCTTCACAGTGGAGCGGGCCGGGCAAGCGCGTGACGTAACCTTCGACTGGACACCCACCGTGGCTGGCAAACGGCAACTGCTGGGCATCGGCTACGGCCCGGACATCGTGCCAGCGGGTGTGGGGACCGCCTTCCAGACCTCGCTGACCACCACGGTCGAGGCTGTTCCACAGGTTCTCAAAGCCTTCGGAAATCTGTTCGGGCGCTTCCTGACACTGAATTTCTCGCAGGACGAGAACGTGACGGGGCCTATCGGCACCACCGAGATCGTCAGCCGCGCCGCTACCGTCGGCCCCTGGGCGCTGGTGCAGATCGCCACCCTGCTGAACCTGTCGCTGGCCTTTTTCAACCTGATCCCGATTCCGGGGCTGGACGGCGGGCGCATCCTGCTGGTGCTGGTGGGTGTGGTGCGCCGCCGCCCGCTGAGCTTCTCGCAGGAACAGGCCATCAATGTGGCAGGCTTCGCTTTCGTGATCCTGCTGATGACCTTCGTGGTGGTGCGCGACGTAAGCCGTTTTTTCTGA
- a CDS encoding peroxidase-related enzyme (This protein belongs to a clade of uncharacterized proteins related to peroxidases such as the alkylhydroperoxidase AhpD.), with translation MNEISWLAVPTEEGAHEGIRKLWNKAEANLGFVPNVFRAQALNGEQFLAWWNYFNLLVNKAGHLSNIEREMMAVVVSGLNRCVYCAVSHGAALREHGMEAQKADTVAVNWRHANLSAREAALCAFAEKLTLQPAGMMESDLTPLRDVGLDDAQILEAVQVIGMFNMTNRVSSALGFIPNAEYHSKGR, from the coding sequence ATGAATGAAATTTCCTGGCTGGCCGTGCCCACCGAAGAGGGCGCGCATGAGGGCATCCGCAAACTGTGGAACAAGGCGGAGGCGAATCTGGGCTTCGTGCCCAACGTCTTCCGCGCACAGGCGCTGAACGGCGAGCAGTTTCTGGCGTGGTGGAATTATTTCAACCTGCTGGTCAACAAGGCAGGCCACCTGAGCAACATCGAGCGCGAGATGATGGCCGTGGTGGTCAGCGGCCTCAACCGCTGCGTGTACTGCGCGGTCTCACACGGCGCGGCCCTGCGCGAACACGGCATGGAGGCGCAGAAGGCCGACACGGTGGCCGTCAACTGGCGGCACGCCAATCTGTCCGCGCGTGAGGCCGCCCTGTGCGCCTTTGCCGAGAAGCTGACCCTGCAACCCGCCGGGATGATGGAATCGGACCTGACCCCTCTGCGTGACGTGGGTTTAGACGACGCCCAGATTCTGGAGGCCGTACAGGTGATCGGCATGTTCAACATGACCAACCGGGTCAGCAGCGCTCTGGGCTTCATTCCGAACGCGGAATACCACTCGAAGGGCCGGTAA
- a CDS encoding MBL fold metallo-hydrolase gives MIAPVTVLAPNVRVQTLYANVYLLSSPAGRLLVDAGAWPYAARFDRLLRDFAPDAVLLTHAHVDHSGGAYRAAQRGIPLLAHPLEHPQLTGEVHDLPYPAGRPEIGRMVSRAHPKVAADALQAVHPGETVLGWEVVSLPGHTPGQIGVSMDGVLVAADAVIGAKDGAHLPKATYNADHAQARQTLRYMAEMDLRAILPGHGGPLTPEQVRKRAGRREG, from the coding sequence ATGATCGCGCCAGTGACCGTTCTAGCCCCGAATGTCCGTGTTCAGACCCTATATGCCAATGTGTATCTACTGAGCAGCCCGGCGGGCCGTTTGCTGGTAGACGCCGGGGCGTGGCCCTACGCGGCCCGCTTTGACCGCCTGCTGCGCGACTTTGCCCCCGACGCCGTGCTGCTGACCCACGCGCATGTGGACCATTCCGGCGGCGCGTACAGGGCTGCCCAGCGCGGCATTCCGTTGCTGGCGCACCCGCTGGAACACCCGCAACTGACCGGCGAGGTCCACGATCTGCCGTATCCGGCGGGCCGCCCGGAGATTGGACGAATGGTGTCGCGGGCGCATCCCAAGGTGGCTGCCGACGCCCTGCAAGCTGTTCACCCCGGCGAGACGGTGCTGGGCTGGGAAGTCGTGTCCTTGCCCGGCCACACCCCTGGTCAGATCGGCGTGAGCATGGACGGCGTGCTGGTGGCCGCCGACGCGGTGATCGGCGCGAAGGACGGTGCCCATCTGCCCAAAGCCACCTACAACGCCGATCATGCCCAGGCCCGCCAGACCCTTCGGTATATGGCCGAGATGGATCTGCGCGCCATACTGCCCGGTCACGGCGGCCCCCTGACGCCGGAGCAGGTGCGGAAGCGGGCGGGGCGGCGGGAAGGTTGA